One Spinacia oleracea cultivar Varoflay chromosome 4, BTI_SOV_V1, whole genome shotgun sequence DNA segment encodes these proteins:
- the LOC110793988 gene encoding uncharacterized protein encodes MEHLQLELLESDYCIGDEDFAVYEGGFPDADTSITRTPFALACLNPKHYNVSKTLIELGPKCQCQCISPRCHNSCNALTVFGGLRLRLADFCCFSQKGCSSKE; translated from the exons ATGGAGCATCTACAGCTTGAATTATTGGAGAGCGACTACTGTATCGGAGACGAAGACTTTGCTGTCTACGAGGGCGGGTTTCCGGATGCCGATACTAG TATTACCAGGACTCCATTTGCACTTGCTTGTTTGAATCCAAAGCACTATAATGTTTCTAAAACTCTAATAGAGTTGGGTCCCAAATGCCAATGTCAATGCATATCGCCCAG GTGTCATAACTCTTGCAATGCATTGACGGTTTTTGGAGGACTACGATTGAGATTGGCAGATTTCTGTTGCTTTTCACAAAAAG GATGCTcttcaaaagaatga
- the LOC130459363 gene encoding uncharacterized protein, producing MCLSTDDGSSKPFAELPSNLKNRRMSRAMGELFTPADDAHLSSLGKSEIDALHESWAEFSIRMTAYTRRCYSGDSDEVERLRDEIGKLQEKEKMYLSEVSELKKKLHWTESELDRAKRCLKNDEGELQQAKVDLAKAKEDSTILTSQRDSVNRALKDVKAELEAVKGRLKTSDARIGELLSSQNRLKEKIIEEWKNSEEGEAHDVEIGLEATSVVTSDTLRRVQLALAEFAPNVGWDEIQGKYDSILAKEREDLRAQLVAQDKGDSSDSDSASTSGSDSSSSGDDDAGSHVDVVDP from the exons ATGTGTCTTTCGACCGATGATGGGAGTTCAAAGCCTTTTGCGGAGCTTCCTTCCAATCTGAAGAATCGGCGTATGAGCAGGGCGATGGGTGAGTTGTTTACTCCTGCCGACGATGCTCACTTGTCCTCCCTTGGGAAGTCTGAGATTGATGCCCTCCATGAGAGTTGGGCCGAG TTTTCCATCAGGATGACGGCTTACACCCGCCGATGCTACAGTGGGGATTCAGATGAGGTAGAGAGGTTGCGGGATGAGATCGGGAAACTTCAGGAGAAAGAGAAGATGTATCTCTCGGAGGTGAGTGAGCTGAAGAAGAAGCTTCATTGGACTGAGTCTGAGTTGGATCGTGCTAAGAGATGCCTTAAGAATGACGAGGGGGAGCTCCAACAGGCCAAGGTTGATCTTGCCAAAGCCAAGGAAGATTCGACGATTCTCACGAGCCAGCGTGATTCCGTTAACAGGGCGCTGAAGGATGTGAAAGCTGAGTTAGAGGCCGTCAAGGGTCGGCTTAAGACTTCCGATGCTAGGATTGGTGAGCTTTTGAGTTCGCAGAACCGTCTAAAGGAGAAGATCATCGAAGAATGGAAGAATTCCGAGGAGGGTGAGGCTCATGATGTTGAGATAGGCCTTGAGGCGACTTCTGTTGTTACTTCCGACACATTGCGTCGAGTTCAGCTTGCTTTGGCTGAGTTTGCGCCCAATGTAGGTTGGGATGAGATACAAGGAAAGTATGATTCTATCTTGGCCAAGGAGCGAGAGGATCTCAGAGCTCAGTTGGTTGCTCAGGACAAGGGCGATTCGTCTGATTCTGATTCTGCTAGTACTTCGGGTTCTGATTCGAGCAGCAGTGGTGATGATGACGCTGGTAGCCATGTTGATGTCGTCGACCCTTAG
- the LOC130472111 gene encoding uncharacterized protein: MCVDFTDLNKACPKDDYPLPKIDRLVDSTAGHGLFSFMDANAGYHQIPMSEKDQAHTAFITSQGVYCYKVMPFGLKNAGATYQRLVNKIFGEQIGRNIEVYVDDMIVKSKLPEGHPSDLEETLKTLRLHSMKLNPKKCVFGVKGGKCLGFLVDERGIEANPDKIQALLDMKSPRSVKEVQRLTGCIAALDRFLSRSADKSLPFFKVLKGAGFSWNAEAEAAFQQLKAHLSTIPKLVSPLAGETLYLYLGITEYALSAVLVAEREKQQHPVYFISHAFRGAEAKYPLIEKLVYALVMASRKLKPYFQAHPIKVLTSQPLRKVIESRNHSNRMTEWANQLSDFGLEYEPRRAIKAQALADFIVECTNRPPERETTSQKSWELYVDGSATRTGCGAGILIKTPSGDRLEYAVKFSFLASNNESEYEALILGIQMCQAAGAVSVQAKSDSQLIVGQIQGDFEAKEDSMKMYLSKARKVIDQLQGFTIQHIPRSENQQADALSRLASSAEGMEPRTIIWEVLPEPNINVEAFMSLDRGPDWMEKIIKYKRDNVLPDSEKEAASIKKQADWFLWHNEALYKVSYTHPLLKCVTPEEGNYILREIHQGACGSHQGARTIAGKALRSGFYWPTLRSDATDLVKRCGRCQEFANLTRMPANDLTTVQAVLPFDRWGMDILGPFPVASGQRKFLIVAVDYFTKWIEAEPLAKISDNLTARPPRDTVIASAYRLGSRRFHGPKAMVRQNLLTRLS; encoded by the exons ATGTGCGTCGACTTCACAGACCTAAATAAAGCTTGCCCAAAAGATGACTACCCTCTGCCAAAAATTGACAGGCTCGTCGACTCGACGGCCGGACACGGCCTgttcagcttcatggatgccaaTGCAGGCTATCATCAGATTCCCATGTCCGAAAAAGACCAAGCCCACACTGCTTTCATCACCAGCCAAGGAGTATATTGCTACAAAGTGATGCCCTTCGGGCTAAAAAATGCAGGGGCAACATACCAGAGGCTAGTTAACAAAATCTTTGGGGAACAGATTGGGAGGAACATCGAAGTGTACGTTGACGACATGATCGTTAAGAGCAAACTCCCTGAAGGGCACCCCTCCGATCTCGAAGAAACACTCAAGACCCTACGCCTACACAGCATGAAGCTCAATCCAAAGAAATGCGTATTTGGTGTCAAAGGTGGGAAGTGCCTCGGATTCCTTGTGGATGAAAGGGGAATAGAAGCAAATCCTGACAAAATACAGGCGCTCCTCGACATGAAATCCCCCCGGTCAGTCAAGGAAGTCCAAAGACTCACTGGATGCATAGCAGCCCTCGACAGGTTCTTGTCCCGATCGGCCGATAAAAGTCTGCCTTTCTTCAAAGTACTGAAAGGAGCGGGGTTTAGTTGGAATGCCGAAGCCGAGGCCGCTTTCCAACAACTGAAGGCGCATCTCTCGACCATTCCCAAGTTGGTCTCGCCATTAGCAGGGGAAACTTTATACCTTTACTTGGGCATCACTGAGTATGCACTTAGCGCGGTCCTTGTCGCCGAAAGAGAGAAACAGCAACACCCAGTATACTTCATCAGCCATGCATTCCGAGGAGCGGAAGCCAAGTACCCACTCATTGAGAAATTGGTATACGCCCTAGTAATGGCCAGTCGAAAACTCAAACCATACTTCCAGGCACATCCAATCAAGGTACTGACAAGCCAACCTCTGAGAAAGGTCATTGAGAGTCGAAATCACTCGAACCGCATGACTGAATGGGCAAACCAGCTCTCGGATTTCGGCCTGGAATATGAGCCGAGAAgggcaatcaaagcacaagcccTCGCCGATTTTATCGTCGAATGCACCAATCGGCCACCCGAAAGAGAAACGACGAGCCAAAAGTCGTGGGAACTCTATGTTGATGGGTCGGCCACTAGGACAGGATGTGGAGCGGGCATACTGATCAAAACACCCAGCGGTGATCGACTCGAATATGCTGTTAAGTTCTCATTCCTAGCCTCCAATAATGAGTCAGAGTATGAAGCGCTCATCCTCGGAATTCAAATGTGTCAAGCCGCGGGGGCTGTCTCTGTGCAAGCCAAGTCCGACTCACAACTCATTGTCGGGCAAATTCAAGGGGATTTCGAAGCTAAAGAAGACAGCATGAAAATGTACCTGTCAAAGGCAAGGAAAGTCATCGACCAACTGCAGGGTTTCACCATCCAACACATTCCCCGGTCAGAAAATCAACAAGCCGATGCCCTTTCAAGGTTAGCGAGTTCCGCAGAGGGGATGGAGCCTAGGACAATTATTTGGGAAGTTCTCCCAGAGCCTAACATAAATGTCGAGGCATTCATGAGCTTAGACAGAGGTCCAGATTGGATGGAGAAAATCATAAAGTACAAAAGAGACAACGTGCTCCCTGACAGTGAAAAAGAGGCGGCATCGATCAAGAAGCAAGCAGATTGGTTCCTTTGGCATAATGAGGCTCTCTACAAGGTTTCATACACCCACCCCTTGCTCAAATGTGTCACCCCAGAGGAAGGAAATTACATACTAAGGGAGATACACCAAGGGGCGTGCGGGAGCCACCAAGGGGCAAGAACCATTGCAGGAAAAGCGCTCCGGTCGGGTTTCTATTGGCCAACTTTAAGAAGTGATGCAACAGACCTGGTTAAAAGATGTGGTCGATGCCAAGAGTTTGCTAATCTCACCCGAATGCCGGCCAATGACCTAACAACCGTTCAAGCTGTTTTACCCTTCGACAGATGGGGGATGGACATCCTCGGCCCATTCCCAGTGGCTTCCGGCCAGAGAAAATTCTTAATTGTGGCTGTcgactacttcactaaatggatCGAGGCAGAACCTCTGGCAAAGATAAGCGACAA TTTGACAGCAAGGCCACCAAGGGATACTGTGATCGCTTCGGCATACAGACTCGGTTCACGTCGGTTTCACGGCCCCAAAGCAATGGTCAGGCAGAATCTGCTAACAAGATTATCTTGA
- the LOC110793990 gene encoding uncharacterized protein: MDMKRTMTMNWDGLGCNDEEDEDFFDSNNRISAVVPMDMSDEDSSDEEFEDPRMSFTSVFSSLSSSEGGSEPMNVLSPIPPLIPPPPSNEDYDIWMEAPTSIQERRRRLLQGMGLNSNRELIRLRTMAMSKKFPATATATAAAGEDKEPKTISGNHNNDQIEDHSTAFSPSPDASVILVRSRSDGDIDSFSIETRRRKEYLIGDISKQRLTRTSSTFVPFTRLCKLNYNSVDDHNHYEKNKKSSTKTGKKARSNQQKNGGEQLAAFFLIKNLDTGKEFVVKEFAEDGMWNRLSDLQTGKQLTMEEFEKSVGYSPVVKELMRRENSSVGSTGTSLERKTSVNAYLSKSFRYSKRRGVSLLKNINKVANSVTGLGGSTPEKEQPPPPPYPIPSPDSQKGGKSNTNQSNEWVRVRSQGKTYKEFTALRLCQEFQAHQGSIWTIKFNFDGRYLASAGEDKVIHVWEVQECEIASLRPPEESANSTPLHPMCCPSPDRDKPPLAPDLSTLEKKKKGRSGSRRGGGSMPEYVQLPETVFALSNEPVCSFEGHLDDVLDLSWSRSQYLLSSSMDKTVRLWDLETKACLKLFAHNDYVTCIQFNPVNDEYFISGSLDAKVRIWSVPGRRVVDWTDLHEMVTAACYTPDGQGAAVGSHKGNCRMYNITDGGKLNQTIQFDIQNKKKGTPKKITGFEFTSENPNEVLVTSADSRIRIYDGSDVIQKFRGFRNTSSQIAASCSPDGKYVICGSEDSNVYIWKRVEHRNGKTKTVIDTASYEYFHCKDVSVAITWPGSIKFDPPNIQLHSKKNTKKPTTSATNSPKKEEAGKNSKRQLPPLPNKKKNNSATEKTVNHDSNNNNNNNNNENPSSSNISSNNKDDHDNNNNNNNNNNNNNNNSNSNSNSNSNSNSNSNSNSNSNSNSNSNSNSNSNSNSNSNNNNNNSENNVDGPDSPEADPAKISRTDSSRINDSFNSSTGGSIRYGDSPSLTSNHAPSPSWSSGWSWFDGGGSHGGDTMQARAWGLVIVTAGLGGEIRAYQNFGVPLKVGRQSSIFLA; the protein is encoded by the exons atggatATGAAACGAACAATGACGATGAACTGGGACGGACTAGGATGTAATGACGAAGAAGACGAAGACTTCTTCGATAGCAACAACCGTATCTCCGCCGTGGTGCCGATGGATATGTCTGATGAAGACTCCTCTGATGAAGAGTTTGAGGACCCACGGATGTCCTTCACGTCTGTCTTCTCATCATTGTCATCATCAGAGGGAGGTTCAGAACCTATGAATGTGTTGTCCCCCATCCCACCATTGATACCGCCGCCGCCGTCGAATGAAGATTACGACATTTGGATGGAAGCGCCCACATCAATACAAGAGCGTCGAAGAAGGCTGTTGCAGGGGATGGGGTTGAACAGCAACAGGGAACTTATTAGGCTTAGAACAATGGCTATGTCTAAGAAGTTCCCTGCTACTGCTACCGCTACTGCTGCTGCTGGAGAAGATAAAGAACCCAAGACAATTAGCGGAAATCACAACAATGATCAGATTGAGGATCATTCCACAGCTTTTTCTCCTTCTCCAGATGCTTCTGTTATTCTGGTCAGGTCACGATCCGATGGCGACATTGATTCGTTCTCGATTGAGACTAGACGAAGGAAGGAGTATTTAATTGGTGACATTTCTAAACAGAGGCTAACTAGAACATCGTCAACTTTTGTTCCTTTTACTCGTCTTTGTAAATTGAATTATAACTCTGTTGACGATCACAATCACtatgagaaaaataaaaagagcaGCACGAAAACAGGTAAAAAAGCAAGGTCGAATCAGCAAAAGAATGGCGGTGAACAGTTAGCTGCATTCTTCTTGATAAAGAATTTAGATACAGGAAAAGAGTTTGTTGTAAAGGAATTTGCAGAAGATGGAATGTGGAACCGTCTTAGTGATCTTCAAACAGGGAAGCAATTAACAATGGAGGAGTTTGAGAAATCCGTAGGGTATTCCCCTGTAGTAAAGGAGCTAATGAGAAGAGAGAATAGCAGCGTGGGTAGTACTGGTACTTCCCTTGAAAGGAAAACCAGTGTCAACGCTTATTTGTCTAAGAGTTTCCGGTACAGCAAGAGGAGGGGAGTTTCTCTTCTTAAAAACATCAACAAAGTGGCAAATTCCGTCACCGGTTTAGGCGGTTCTACACCGGAAAAAGAACAACCACCCCCACCTCCATATCCTATTCCCAGTCCGGATTCACAAAAAGGCGGGAAAAGTAATACTAATCAGAGCAATGAATGGGTGAGAGTGAGGAGTCAGGGGAAGACATATAAAGAGTTTACAGCATTGAGACTATGTCAAGAATTTCAGGCACATCAAGGTTCAATCTGGaccattaaatttaatttcgatGGACGGTATTTGGCAAGTGCAGGTGAAGATAAAGTGATTCATGTATGGGAAGTTCAAGAATGTGAAATTGCTTCATTAAGGCCACCTGAAGAATCAGCTAATTCTACCCCGCTTCATCCAATGTGTTGCCCGTCACCTGACCGGGATAAGCCCCCTCTTGCCCCGGATTTGTCTACgttggagaagaagaagaaagggaGATCGGGTAGTCGTAGAGGAGGAGGTAGCATGCCTGAGTATGTTCAGTTGCCTGAGACTGTTTTTGCTCTTTCAAATGAACCTGTTTGTTCTTTTGAAGGTCATTTGGATGATGTGCTAGACCTTTCCTGGTCTAGATCTCAG TATTTGCTGTCATCTTCAATGGACAAAACTGTGAGGCTGTGGGACTTGGAGACAAAGGCTTGTTTGAAGCTGTTTGCACATAATGACTATG TTACATGCATACAGTTCAATCCTGTGAATGATGAATATTTCATCAGCGGGTCACTCGATGCCAAGGTCCGGATATGGAGCGTACCAGGTAGACGGGTTGTTGATTGGACTGATCTTCATGAAATGGTCACTGCTGCTTGCTATACTCCTGATGGCCAG GGTGCTGCAGTAGGCTCACACAAAGGGAACTGTCGAATGTACAACATAACTG ATGGTGGGAAATTAAATCAAACAATTCAATTTGATATCCAGAACAAGAAGAAAGGAACTCCGAAGAAGATAACTGGTTTCGAG TTTACATCGGAAAACCCGAATGAAGTTCTTGTAACTTCTGCGGATTCAAGGATACGGATATATGATGGTTCAGATGTAATACAAAAGTTCAGAG GATTTAGAAATACAAGCAGTCAAATTGCTGCTTCTTGTAGCCCAGATGGAAAATATGTCATCTGTGGTAGTGAAGATTCAAATGTTTACATATGGAAGAGAGTAGAGCATCGAAATGGTAAAACCAAGACTGTAATTGACACTGCTTCCTACGAGTATTTCCACTGTAAAGATGTATCAGTGGCAATTACATGGCCTGGTAGTATAAAGTTTGATCCTCCGAACATACAATTGCACTCCAAAAAGAACACCAAAAAACCAACTACCTCTGCCACCAATTCACCTAAAAAAGAAGAGGCAGGTAAGAACAGCAAGAGACAACTCCCTCCTTTGCCGAACAAGAAGAAAAACAACAGCGCAACAGAGAAGACTGTCAACCAcgacagcaacaacaacaacaacaacaacaacaatgagAACCCAAGTAGCAGCAACATCAGCAGCAATAATAAAGATGAtcacgacaacaacaacaacaacaacaacaacaacaacaacaacaacaacaacagcaacagcaacagcaacagcaacagcaacagcaacagcaacagcaacagcaacagcaacagcaacagcaacagcaacagcaacagcaacagcaacagcaacagcaacagcaacagcaacaacaacaacaacaatagtgAAAACAATGTAGATGGTCCAGATAGTCCAGAAGCAGATCCTGCAAAGATCAGTAGAACAGATTCATCAAGAATAAACGATTCTTTCAACTCATCAACAGGAGGATCAATTAGGTATGGAGATTCACCATCATTAACTTCAAACCATGCACCATCACCTTCATGGTCTTCAGGATGGTCTTGGTTTGATGGAGGAGGAAGTCATGGAGGTGATACAATGCAAGCTAGAGCATGGGGATTGGTGATTGTGACAGCAGGATTAGGAGGAGAAATAAGAGCATATCAAAATTTTGGGGTGCCGCTTAAGGTTGGGCGTCAGTCTAGTATTTTTCTTgcatga